Within the Flavobacterium sp. 9R genome, the region CCTAATAATTGGGTCACCAAACCAAGTCATTAATGATAAAATCATATCTGATTACCAAAATTCATTAAAAAAGGGAAATCGTAAATCCATTTTTCATTTCACTAATAATGACTATGTTTCAAAAGACACATTAAAACCAGTCATTTATTCTGCTTTTTTGGAATCGGAACCAATTAATGACATCGAAAATCAATATGATGGTAGCTGGCTAGTTGTAAGTTGGTTTGGAGATGAACAAATTGAGAAGTCAATTTCAGAAATTATCACTAAAGGGTTAGCAGGTTTAAAATATGACAAACTCGCTGAAAATTTCACCTTTTAAAGAAATAAATGTACACAGTTGTGTCCGTGATAACAACGTTTTCTATTCAAAAATTTTACCACTGGTTAATACTGAAAGTTTATTAAGGAATGATTTGAAATTAGGTGGATATTCTTCTAGTCCATTTGATTTTAATCGAAAATCATCTATCCAAATATCGCATTCCCAAGAAGTGCCATCACAAATAAAATTATTTTGATATTCCTTTTCCCATGATTTGCAGTAACGAGAAATGTACTTGAAAAAGTTTAGTTTTCTTTCCTCTGAAATTACTAAATCGTAATCAATAGAATCGGATTGGAAAATCGCAATATGTTCATATTGATAATCATTTATGAATAAAGGGTTTATATTTGAAATAGTTGCAATATCTCCTGTTTTTGCTCGATAGAGGAACAGTCCTTTTTTATATTGTAAAGAGTAACTTGACCCAAAGTAAGCACCTATACTAAATTCAAATTTTTTAATTTTCATAAAACTAACTATTTTTAATGAGTTAATTTACAGCTCATCAAACTTTGCTTTCATTGTAGGATTGCCGTGCGTTAATTTTTTTATGGTTAAATCTTCTGCCTTGTTATTGGCTAAGCGGAGGTTATTTTCAGAAGATAAAAGTGCTTCTTTGGTTTTATACAAATGGTCAATTGTTTTGTCTATTTCATCTATAGCTGTTTTGAATTTTCGACTGGCTAAATCATAATTTTTGGCAAAACCTTCTTTAAATTTATTGATATTATCCTCAAAATTTGTGATGTCAATATTCTGATTTCGAATCAAATTAAGTTCTGCTTTATATTGCATAGAATTCATAGATGCATTTCGAAGAAGCGTAATAATTGGAATAAAAAACTGTGGACGAACGACATACATTTTGTTGTATTTATGAGATACATCAACAATACCTGTATTATAATATTCACTTTCGGATTCTAACAATGTTACTAAAACTGCAAATTCACATTTTTTCTCGGTTCGGTCTTTGTCTAGTTCTTTAAAAAAATCTTCATTCCTTTTTTTTGTTGCTGTTTGGTCTGATTCATTTTTCATCTCAAACATTATGGATATGATTTCATTTCCTTGGTCATCATTTTCTCTGTAAATGAAATCACCTTTGCTACCTGAACGTGAATCGTTGTCTTTCTCAAAATATGCATTTTGAAAAGCGGTGGCTCTTAGTTTATTAAACTCGGTTTCACAATGTTGTTCTAGAGTTTCACCAACCATCTTGGTAGATAGTTTCAGCTTCATATCTTTTCTCAAAGCAATTTCCTCATCTTTCATTTTGATGATTTCATCTTTGGTTTTGAGTTCAGCATCAAACTTCTCTTTTAATGATTTTTCAAGTAGTTGCTTTTCAGTTTCTTTATTACTCAAGCTGTTTACCAAATCATCACGTTCCTTTTCTATCTTATGGATAGCTTCAGTAACAGAAAGTTTTTTCTCCAATTCGGCATTGTCTAATTTGGCTTTAATTTGCGAAATCTCACTTTCCTTGGTAGCTAGCTTTTCCGAAAGTTCTCTTTCGCTTTTCGCTTTT harbors:
- a CDS encoding DUF2130 domain-containing protein encodes the protein MNEIICPNCHKAFKVDEAGFADILKQVRDHQFEEELEKRLTLAEKEKDSAIKLAEANIKNSLQEDLTKKDKEILELKAKSERELSEKLATKESEISQIKAKLDNAELEKKLSVTEAIHKIEKERDDLVNSLSNKETEKQLLEKSLKEKFDAELKTKDEIIKMKDEEIALRKDMKLKLSTKMVGETLEQHCETEFNKLRATAFQNAYFEKDNDSRSGSKGDFIYRENDDQGNEIISIMFEMKNESDQTATKKRNEDFFKELDKDRTEKKCEFAVLVTLLESESEYYNTGIVDVSHKYNKMYVVRPQFFIPIITLLRNASMNSMQYKAELNLIRNQNIDITNFEDNINKFKEGFAKNYDLASRKFKTAIDEIDKTIDHLYKTKEALLSSENNLRLANNKAEDLTIKKLTHGNPTMKAKFDEL